The Vitis riparia cultivar Riparia Gloire de Montpellier isolate 1030 chromosome 3, EGFV_Vit.rip_1.0, whole genome shotgun sequence genome includes a region encoding these proteins:
- the LOC117911434 gene encoding enolase-phosphatase E1-like isoform X3 — MELKLWRNYLLGRFNCDSPEFNSVINYSGNMLVMVSLSLSSLYMTFKPNVEVKEIKAPAAPEQKVEQVKQTETNLGETKSNTTGIVEIKERATALMTAEIEACRDDRNPEISLHKKIQKEWACAVCQVTTQSEVTLNSHLQGKRHQATSEQLKAKNQATKGNGSPSASMAKISDQSTKEEQPECTSNNLNSKNNGISAASTVKKPDETKDDERQKCASSNGPNQKNNKEWACALCQFTTQSDATLNSHLQGKRHQATSEQLKAKNQATKINGTPSASMAKISDQSTKEEQPKCTSNNLNCKNNGISAASTVKKPDETKDDKRQKCASSNGPNQKNKKVWACALCQVTTQSEATLNSHLQGKRHQATSEQQLKAKNQATKTNGSPSASMAKKSDGSTKEEQPKCTSNNLNSKNNGIPAASTVKKPDKTKDDERQKCASSNGSNQKNKKVWSCALCQVTTQSEATLNSHLQGKRHQATSEQLKAKNQAIKTNGSPSASMAKKSDGSTKEEQPKCTSNNLNSKNNGISAASTVKKPDKTKDDEQQKCASSNGPNQKNNKKWACALCQVTTQSEATLNSHLQGKRHQATSEQLKGKNKATKASGSPSASMAKKSDQSTKEEQLKCTSNNLNSKNNGISAASKVKKPDDTKDDERQKCASSNERNQKNNKKQEKALVPETNEQGHQKNLKQTGDGMKELGSWCNICNVSCTSELDMASHLNGRRHFDSIKQLSELWCSNCNVKCNSEVDMASHQNGRRHLEQLKERLGLWCSICSVSCNSKVDMDSHLNGRRHLDQIEEQLRFWCGACNLMCNSELKMASHLNRRSHLKTMRNI, encoded by the exons ATGGAGCTGAAGCTTTGGCGAAACTACTTGCTAGGAAG ATTCAACTGTGATAGCCCAGAATTTAATTCAGTAATCAACTATTCTGGGAATATGTTGGTTATGGTTTCTCTCTCACTGTCCTCTTTATACATGACTTTTAAGCCTAATGTTGAAGTGAAAGAGATCAAAGCACCTGCAGCACCGGAGCAAAAAGTGGAACAG GTTAAACAAACAGAGACAAATCTTGGTGAAACTAAAAGTAACACAACTGGTATTGTGGAGATAAAAGAAAGGGCAACAGCACTGATGACTGCAGAAATTGAGGCATGTAGAGATGATAGAAACCCAGAGATATCTCTTCATAAGAAAATCCAGAAAGAGTGGGCTTGTGCTGTATGCCAGGTCACAACCCAAAGTGAGGTGACCTTGAATTCCCATCTTCAAGGGAAGAGACATCAGGCCACTTCTGAACAGCTGAAAGCCAAAAACCAGGCAACCAAAGGCAATGGTTCCCCATCTGCTTCAATGGCCAAGATTTCTGATCAGTCCACCAAAGAGGAGCAACCGGAGTGTACTTCCAACAATCTGAATTCCAAAAACAATGGAATCTCAGCTGCTTCAACAGTGAAGAAACCTGATGAAACCAAAGATGATGAGCGACAAAAGTGTGCATCTAGCAATGGACCGAACCAGAAGAATAACAAAGAGTGGGCTTGTGCTCTGTGCCAGTTCACAACCCAAAGTGATGCTACCTTGAATTCCCATCTTCAAGGGAAGAGACATCAGGCCACTTCTGAGCAGCTGAAAGCCAAAAACCAGGCTACCAAAATCAATGGTACCCCATCTGCTTCAATGGCCAAGATATCTGATCAGTCCACCAAAGAGGAGCAACCGAAGTGTACTTCCAACAATCTGAATTGTAAAAACAATGGAATCTCAGCTGCTTCAACAGTGAAGAAACCAGATGAGACCAAAGATGATAAGCGACAAAAGTGTGCATCTAGCAATGGACCAAACCAGAAGAATAAAAAAGTGTGGGCTTGTGCTCTATGCCAGGTCACAACCCAAAGTGAGGCTACCTTGAATTCCCATCTTCAAGGAAAGAGACATCAGGCCACTTCTGAGCAGCAGCTGAAAGCCAAAAACCAGGCAACCAAAACCAATGGCTCCCCATCTGCTTCAATGGCCAAGAAATCTGATGGGTCCACCAAAGAGGAGCAACCGAAGTGTACTTCCAACAATCTGAATTCCAAAAACAATGGAATCCCAGCTGCTTCAACAGTGAAGAAACCAGACAAGACCAAAGATGATGAGCGACAAAAGTGTGCATCTAGCAATGGATCGAACCAGAAGAATAAAAAAGTGTGGTCTTGTGCTCTATGCCAGGTCACAACCCAAAGTGAGGCTACCTTGAATTCCCATCTTCAAGGGAAGAGACATCAGGCCACTTCTGAGCAGCTGAAAGCCAAAAACCAGGCAATCAAAACCAATGGCTCCCCATCTGCTTCAATGGCCAAGAAATCTGATGGATCCACCAAAGAGGAGCAACCGAAGTGTACTTCCAACAATCTGAATTCCAAAAACAATGGCATCTCAGCTGCTTCAACAGTGAAGAAACCTGATAAGACCAAAGATGATGAGCAACAAAAGTGTGCTTCTAGCAATGGACCGAACCAGAAGAATAACAAAAAGTGGGCTTGTGCTCTATGCCAGGTCACAACCCAAAGTGAGGCTACCTTGAATTCCCATCTTCAAGGGAAGAGACATCAGGCCACTTCTGAGCAGCTGAAAGGCAAAAACAAGGCAACCAAAGCCAGTGGTTCCCCATCTGCTTCGATGGCCAAGAAATCTGATCAGTCCACCAAAGAGGAGCAACTGAAGTGTACTTCCAACAATCTAAATTCCAAAAACAATGGAATCTCAGCTGCTTCAAAAGTGAAGAAACCAGATGATACCAAAGATGATGAGCGACAAAAGTGTGCATCTAGCAATGAACGGAACCAGAAGAATAACAAAAAGCAAGAGAAGGCTCTAGTTCCTGAGACCAATGAGCAAGGCCATCAGAAGAACTTAAAGCAAACTGGCGATGGAATGAAAGAGTTGGGATCATGGTGCAATATCTGTAATGTAAGCTGCACAAGTGAGCTTGACATGGCCTCTCATCTGAATGGAAGGAGGCATTTTGATAGTATAAAACAGCTATCTGAATTATGGTGCAGTAACTGCAATGTAAAGTGCAACAGTGAGGTTGACATGGCCTCTCACCAAAATGGGAGAAGGCACTTGGAGCAGCTCAAGGAACGGTTGGGATTATGGTGCAGCATCTGTAGTGTGAGTTGCAACAGCAAGGTGGACATGGATTCTCACCTAAATGGGAGGAGGCACTTGGACCAGATCGAGGAACAGTTAAGATTCTGGTGCGGGGCATGTAATTTAATGTGCAATAGTGAGCTCAAAATGGCCTCTCATCTGAATCGGAGGAGTCACTTAAAGACGATGAGGAATATCTGA
- the LOC117911434 gene encoding enolase-phosphatase E1-like isoform X2 produces the protein MTPCYAICSQSSLKSLTKPKHHSKSQDSTLQESSSFFSFLFLFTDKLRNPNSRLDSQMDFVNVLKFSAACFDLLGWPVFALGYPLCASIWVIESNSISDVRKLVTYWVLFSLISLFDNTFSELLEWIPFWPYIKLMIICWLVIPHFDGSHYVYQHLVHPCLSIDTQVVMNRRFNESKMLFHSRENFLVVADRYIKENGAEALAKLLARKVKQTETNLGETKSNTTGIVEIKERATALMTAEIEACRDDRNPEISLHKKIQKEWACAVCQVTTQSEVTLNSHLQGKRHQATSEQLKAKNQATKGNGSPSASMAKISDQSTKEEQPECTSNNLNSKNNGISAASTVKKPDETKDDERQKCASSNGPNQKNNKEWACALCQFTTQSDATLNSHLQGKRHQATSEQLKAKNQATKINGTPSASMAKISDQSTKEEQPKCTSNNLNCKNNGISAASTVKKPDETKDDKRQKCASSNGPNQKNKKVWACALCQVTTQSEATLNSHLQGKRHQATSEQQLKAKNQATKTNGSPSASMAKKSDGSTKEEQPKCTSNNLNSKNNGIPAASTVKKPDKTKDDERQKCASSNGSNQKNKKVWSCALCQVTTQSEATLNSHLQGKRHQATSEQLKAKNQAIKTNGSPSASMAKKSDGSTKEEQPKCTSNNLNSKNNGISAASTVKKPDKTKDDEQQKCASSNGPNQKNNKKWACALCQVTTQSEATLNSHLQGKRHQATSEQLKGKNKATKASGSPSASMAKKSDQSTKEEQLKCTSNNLNSKNNGISAASKVKKPDDTKDDERQKCASSNERNQKNNKKQEKALVPETNEQGHQKNLKQTGDGMKELGSWCNICNVSCTSELDMASHLNGRRHFDSIKQLSELWCSNCNVKCNSEVDMASHQNGRRHLEQLKERLGLWCSICSVSCNSKVDMDSHLNGRRHLDQIEEQLRFWCGACNLMCNSELKMASHLNRRSHLKTMRNI, from the exons ATGACTCCTTGCTATGCTATTTGCTCCCAGTCTTCTCTCAAGTCTCTGACAAAACCTAAACACCACTCCAAGAGTCAAGACAGCACACTTCAAGAATCTTCTtcgtttttttctttcctctttctctttacAGATAAACTGAGAAACCCCAACTCACGCCTCGATTCCCAGATGGATTTTGTGAATGTTCTCAAGTTCTCAGCTGCATGCTTTGATCTTCTTGGCTG GCCTGTCTTTGCACTGGGTTATCCTCT ATGTGCTTCAATTTGGGTAATTGAGAGTAACTCAATCTCAGACGTCCGGAAGTTGGTGACATATTGGGTTCTATTTTCCTTGATTTCACTCTTTGATAATACTTTTTCCGAGCTCCTTGAATG GATACCATTCTGGCCTTACATAAAGCTGATGATTATCTGCTGGCTGGTGATACCGCATTTTGATGGTTCACATTATGTCTATCAACACTTAGTTCATCCATGCTTGTCCATAGACACACAAGTTGTAATGAATCGGCGCTTCAATGAATCAAAAATGTTGTTTCATAGCAGAGAAAACTTTCTTGTTGTAGCAGACCGATATATTAAAGAGAATGGAGCTGAAGCTTTGGCGAAACTACTTGCTAGGAAG GTTAAACAAACAGAGACAAATCTTGGTGAAACTAAAAGTAACACAACTGGTATTGTGGAGATAAAAGAAAGGGCAACAGCACTGATGACTGCAGAAATTGAGGCATGTAGAGATGATAGAAACCCAGAGATATCTCTTCATAAGAAAATCCAGAAAGAGTGGGCTTGTGCTGTATGCCAGGTCACAACCCAAAGTGAGGTGACCTTGAATTCCCATCTTCAAGGGAAGAGACATCAGGCCACTTCTGAACAGCTGAAAGCCAAAAACCAGGCAACCAAAGGCAATGGTTCCCCATCTGCTTCAATGGCCAAGATTTCTGATCAGTCCACCAAAGAGGAGCAACCGGAGTGTACTTCCAACAATCTGAATTCCAAAAACAATGGAATCTCAGCTGCTTCAACAGTGAAGAAACCTGATGAAACCAAAGATGATGAGCGACAAAAGTGTGCATCTAGCAATGGACCGAACCAGAAGAATAACAAAGAGTGGGCTTGTGCTCTGTGCCAGTTCACAACCCAAAGTGATGCTACCTTGAATTCCCATCTTCAAGGGAAGAGACATCAGGCCACTTCTGAGCAGCTGAAAGCCAAAAACCAGGCTACCAAAATCAATGGTACCCCATCTGCTTCAATGGCCAAGATATCTGATCAGTCCACCAAAGAGGAGCAACCGAAGTGTACTTCCAACAATCTGAATTGTAAAAACAATGGAATCTCAGCTGCTTCAACAGTGAAGAAACCAGATGAGACCAAAGATGATAAGCGACAAAAGTGTGCATCTAGCAATGGACCAAACCAGAAGAATAAAAAAGTGTGGGCTTGTGCTCTATGCCAGGTCACAACCCAAAGTGAGGCTACCTTGAATTCCCATCTTCAAGGAAAGAGACATCAGGCCACTTCTGAGCAGCAGCTGAAAGCCAAAAACCAGGCAACCAAAACCAATGGCTCCCCATCTGCTTCAATGGCCAAGAAATCTGATGGGTCCACCAAAGAGGAGCAACCGAAGTGTACTTCCAACAATCTGAATTCCAAAAACAATGGAATCCCAGCTGCTTCAACAGTGAAGAAACCAGACAAGACCAAAGATGATGAGCGACAAAAGTGTGCATCTAGCAATGGATCGAACCAGAAGAATAAAAAAGTGTGGTCTTGTGCTCTATGCCAGGTCACAACCCAAAGTGAGGCTACCTTGAATTCCCATCTTCAAGGGAAGAGACATCAGGCCACTTCTGAGCAGCTGAAAGCCAAAAACCAGGCAATCAAAACCAATGGCTCCCCATCTGCTTCAATGGCCAAGAAATCTGATGGATCCACCAAAGAGGAGCAACCGAAGTGTACTTCCAACAATCTGAATTCCAAAAACAATGGCATCTCAGCTGCTTCAACAGTGAAGAAACCTGATAAGACCAAAGATGATGAGCAACAAAAGTGTGCTTCTAGCAATGGACCGAACCAGAAGAATAACAAAAAGTGGGCTTGTGCTCTATGCCAGGTCACAACCCAAAGTGAGGCTACCTTGAATTCCCATCTTCAAGGGAAGAGACATCAGGCCACTTCTGAGCAGCTGAAAGGCAAAAACAAGGCAACCAAAGCCAGTGGTTCCCCATCTGCTTCGATGGCCAAGAAATCTGATCAGTCCACCAAAGAGGAGCAACTGAAGTGTACTTCCAACAATCTAAATTCCAAAAACAATGGAATCTCAGCTGCTTCAAAAGTGAAGAAACCAGATGATACCAAAGATGATGAGCGACAAAAGTGTGCATCTAGCAATGAACGGAACCAGAAGAATAACAAAAAGCAAGAGAAGGCTCTAGTTCCTGAGACCAATGAGCAAGGCCATCAGAAGAACTTAAAGCAAACTGGCGATGGAATGAAAGAGTTGGGATCATGGTGCAATATCTGTAATGTAAGCTGCACAAGTGAGCTTGACATGGCCTCTCATCTGAATGGAAGGAGGCATTTTGATAGTATAAAACAGCTATCTGAATTATGGTGCAGTAACTGCAATGTAAAGTGCAACAGTGAGGTTGACATGGCCTCTCACCAAAATGGGAGAAGGCACTTGGAGCAGCTCAAGGAACGGTTGGGATTATGGTGCAGCATCTGTAGTGTGAGTTGCAACAGCAAGGTGGACATGGATTCTCACCTAAATGGGAGGAGGCACTTGGACCAGATCGAGGAACAGTTAAGATTCTGGTGCGGGGCATGTAATTTAATGTGCAATAGTGAGCTCAAAATGGCCTCTCATCTGAATCGGAGGAGTCACTTAAAGACGATGAGGAATATCTGA
- the LOC117910209 gene encoding uncharacterized protein LOC117910209 isoform X1, which produces MAKKFDQSTKEEQPKCTSYNLKSKNSGISAASTVKNPDETRDDERQKCGSNNGPNEKNNKKQEEKALVPETSEQGHQNLKQNGDGMKELGSRCNICYVSCTSELDMTSHLNGRRHFNRVKQLSELWCSNCNVKCNSEADMASHPNGRRHLKQLKKRSRLWCSICRVSCNSKVSMNSHLNGRRHLDQIKETVRIMMPHILWQIVQRVLWRMQQRMQGNLICNGELSLASSEWEEAVREAEEYVIRMFLQTKCFG; this is translated from the coding sequence ATGGCAAAGAAATTTGATCAGTCCACCAAAGAGGAGCAACCGAAGTGTACTTCCTACAATCTGAAATCCAAAAACAGTGGAATCTCAGCTGCTTCAACAGTGAAGAATCCTGATGAGACAAGAGATGATGAGCGACAAAAGTGTGGATCTAACAATGGACCGAACGAGAAGAATAACAAAAAGCAAGAGGAGAAGGCACTTGTTCCTGAGACCAGTGAGCAAGGTCATCAGAACTTAAAGCAAAATGGTGATGGAATGAAAGAGTTGGGATCACGGTGCAATATCTGTTATGTAAGCTGCACAAGTGAGCTTGACATGACCTCTCATCTCAATGGAAGGAGGCACTTTAATAGGGTAAAGCAGCTGTCTGAATTATGGTGCAGTAACTGCAATGTAAAGTGCAACAGTGAGGCCGACATGGCCTCTCACCCAAATGGGAGGAGACACTTGAAGCAGCTCAAGAAACGGTCGAGATTATGGTGCAGTATCTGTAGGGTGAGTTGTAACAGCAAGGTGAGCATGAATTCTCACCTAAATGGGAGGAGGCACTTGGACCAGATCAAGGAAACAGTTAGGATTATGATGCCGCACATTCTGTGGCAGATTGTGCAGCGCGTGCTGTGGCGCATGCAGCAGCGCATGCAGGGCAATCTAATTTGCAATGGTGAGCTCAGCTTGGCCTCATCTGAATGGGAGGAGGCAGTTAGAGAAGCAGAGGAATATGTGATTCGCATGTTTCTTCAGACAAAGTGTTTTGGTTAG
- the LOC117911434 gene encoding uncharacterized protein LOC117911434 isoform X1 yields MTPCYAICSQSSLKSLTKPKHHSKSQDSTLQESSSFFSFLFLFTDKLRNPNSRLDSQMDFVNVLKFSAACFDLLGWPVFALGYPLCASIWVIESNSISDVRKLVTYWVLFSLISLFDNTFSELLEWIPFWPYIKLMIICWLVIPHFDGSHYVYQHLVHPCLSIDTQVVMNRRFNESKMLFHSRENFLVVADRYIKENGAEALAKLLARKPNVEVKEIKAPAAPEQKVEQVKQTETNLGETKSNTTGIVEIKERATALMTAEIEACRDDRNPEISLHKKIQKEWACAVCQVTTQSEVTLNSHLQGKRHQATSEQLKAKNQATKGNGSPSASMAKISDQSTKEEQPECTSNNLNSKNNGISAASTVKKPDETKDDERQKCASSNGPNQKNNKEWACALCQFTTQSDATLNSHLQGKRHQATSEQLKAKNQATKINGTPSASMAKISDQSTKEEQPKCTSNNLNCKNNGISAASTVKKPDETKDDKRQKCASSNGPNQKNKKVWACALCQVTTQSEATLNSHLQGKRHQATSEQQLKAKNQATKTNGSPSASMAKKSDGSTKEEQPKCTSNNLNSKNNGIPAASTVKKPDKTKDDERQKCASSNGSNQKNKKVWSCALCQVTTQSEATLNSHLQGKRHQATSEQLKAKNQAIKTNGSPSASMAKKSDGSTKEEQPKCTSNNLNSKNNGISAASTVKKPDKTKDDEQQKCASSNGPNQKNNKKWACALCQVTTQSEATLNSHLQGKRHQATSEQLKGKNKATKASGSPSASMAKKSDQSTKEEQLKCTSNNLNSKNNGISAASKVKKPDDTKDDERQKCASSNERNQKNNKKQEKALVPETNEQGHQKNLKQTGDGMKELGSWCNICNVSCTSELDMASHLNGRRHFDSIKQLSELWCSNCNVKCNSEVDMASHQNGRRHLEQLKERLGLWCSICSVSCNSKVDMDSHLNGRRHLDQIEEQLRFWCGACNLMCNSELKMASHLNRRSHLKTMRNI; encoded by the exons ATGACTCCTTGCTATGCTATTTGCTCCCAGTCTTCTCTCAAGTCTCTGACAAAACCTAAACACCACTCCAAGAGTCAAGACAGCACACTTCAAGAATCTTCTtcgtttttttctttcctctttctctttacAGATAAACTGAGAAACCCCAACTCACGCCTCGATTCCCAGATGGATTTTGTGAATGTTCTCAAGTTCTCAGCTGCATGCTTTGATCTTCTTGGCTG GCCTGTCTTTGCACTGGGTTATCCTCT ATGTGCTTCAATTTGGGTAATTGAGAGTAACTCAATCTCAGACGTCCGGAAGTTGGTGACATATTGGGTTCTATTTTCCTTGATTTCACTCTTTGATAATACTTTTTCCGAGCTCCTTGAATG GATACCATTCTGGCCTTACATAAAGCTGATGATTATCTGCTGGCTGGTGATACCGCATTTTGATGGTTCACATTATGTCTATCAACACTTAGTTCATCCATGCTTGTCCATAGACACACAAGTTGTAATGAATCGGCGCTTCAATGAATCAAAAATGTTGTTTCATAGCAGAGAAAACTTTCTTGTTGTAGCAGACCGATATATTAAAGAGAATGGAGCTGAAGCTTTGGCGAAACTACTTGCTAGGAAG CCTAATGTTGAAGTGAAAGAGATCAAAGCACCTGCAGCACCGGAGCAAAAAGTGGAACAG GTTAAACAAACAGAGACAAATCTTGGTGAAACTAAAAGTAACACAACTGGTATTGTGGAGATAAAAGAAAGGGCAACAGCACTGATGACTGCAGAAATTGAGGCATGTAGAGATGATAGAAACCCAGAGATATCTCTTCATAAGAAAATCCAGAAAGAGTGGGCTTGTGCTGTATGCCAGGTCACAACCCAAAGTGAGGTGACCTTGAATTCCCATCTTCAAGGGAAGAGACATCAGGCCACTTCTGAACAGCTGAAAGCCAAAAACCAGGCAACCAAAGGCAATGGTTCCCCATCTGCTTCAATGGCCAAGATTTCTGATCAGTCCACCAAAGAGGAGCAACCGGAGTGTACTTCCAACAATCTGAATTCCAAAAACAATGGAATCTCAGCTGCTTCAACAGTGAAGAAACCTGATGAAACCAAAGATGATGAGCGACAAAAGTGTGCATCTAGCAATGGACCGAACCAGAAGAATAACAAAGAGTGGGCTTGTGCTCTGTGCCAGTTCACAACCCAAAGTGATGCTACCTTGAATTCCCATCTTCAAGGGAAGAGACATCAGGCCACTTCTGAGCAGCTGAAAGCCAAAAACCAGGCTACCAAAATCAATGGTACCCCATCTGCTTCAATGGCCAAGATATCTGATCAGTCCACCAAAGAGGAGCAACCGAAGTGTACTTCCAACAATCTGAATTGTAAAAACAATGGAATCTCAGCTGCTTCAACAGTGAAGAAACCAGATGAGACCAAAGATGATAAGCGACAAAAGTGTGCATCTAGCAATGGACCAAACCAGAAGAATAAAAAAGTGTGGGCTTGTGCTCTATGCCAGGTCACAACCCAAAGTGAGGCTACCTTGAATTCCCATCTTCAAGGAAAGAGACATCAGGCCACTTCTGAGCAGCAGCTGAAAGCCAAAAACCAGGCAACCAAAACCAATGGCTCCCCATCTGCTTCAATGGCCAAGAAATCTGATGGGTCCACCAAAGAGGAGCAACCGAAGTGTACTTCCAACAATCTGAATTCCAAAAACAATGGAATCCCAGCTGCTTCAACAGTGAAGAAACCAGACAAGACCAAAGATGATGAGCGACAAAAGTGTGCATCTAGCAATGGATCGAACCAGAAGAATAAAAAAGTGTGGTCTTGTGCTCTATGCCAGGTCACAACCCAAAGTGAGGCTACCTTGAATTCCCATCTTCAAGGGAAGAGACATCAGGCCACTTCTGAGCAGCTGAAAGCCAAAAACCAGGCAATCAAAACCAATGGCTCCCCATCTGCTTCAATGGCCAAGAAATCTGATGGATCCACCAAAGAGGAGCAACCGAAGTGTACTTCCAACAATCTGAATTCCAAAAACAATGGCATCTCAGCTGCTTCAACAGTGAAGAAACCTGATAAGACCAAAGATGATGAGCAACAAAAGTGTGCTTCTAGCAATGGACCGAACCAGAAGAATAACAAAAAGTGGGCTTGTGCTCTATGCCAGGTCACAACCCAAAGTGAGGCTACCTTGAATTCCCATCTTCAAGGGAAGAGACATCAGGCCACTTCTGAGCAGCTGAAAGGCAAAAACAAGGCAACCAAAGCCAGTGGTTCCCCATCTGCTTCGATGGCCAAGAAATCTGATCAGTCCACCAAAGAGGAGCAACTGAAGTGTACTTCCAACAATCTAAATTCCAAAAACAATGGAATCTCAGCTGCTTCAAAAGTGAAGAAACCAGATGATACCAAAGATGATGAGCGACAAAAGTGTGCATCTAGCAATGAACGGAACCAGAAGAATAACAAAAAGCAAGAGAAGGCTCTAGTTCCTGAGACCAATGAGCAAGGCCATCAGAAGAACTTAAAGCAAACTGGCGATGGAATGAAAGAGTTGGGATCATGGTGCAATATCTGTAATGTAAGCTGCACAAGTGAGCTTGACATGGCCTCTCATCTGAATGGAAGGAGGCATTTTGATAGTATAAAACAGCTATCTGAATTATGGTGCAGTAACTGCAATGTAAAGTGCAACAGTGAGGTTGACATGGCCTCTCACCAAAATGGGAGAAGGCACTTGGAGCAGCTCAAGGAACGGTTGGGATTATGGTGCAGCATCTGTAGTGTGAGTTGCAACAGCAAGGTGGACATGGATTCTCACCTAAATGGGAGGAGGCACTTGGACCAGATCGAGGAACAGTTAAGATTCTGGTGCGGGGCATGTAATTTAATGTGCAATAGTGAGCTCAAAATGGCCTCTCATCTGAATCGGAGGAGTCACTTAAAGACGATGAGGAATATCTGA